The following proteins come from a genomic window of Salvia hispanica cultivar TCC Black 2014 chromosome 4, UniMelb_Shisp_WGS_1.0, whole genome shotgun sequence:
- the LOC125223477 gene encoding AP-2 complex subunit sigma, translating to MIRFILLQNRQGKTRLAKYYIPLEESEKHKVEYEVHRLVVNRDPKFTNFVEFRTHKVIYRRYAGLFFSLCVDITDNELAYLESIHLFVEILDHFFSNVCELDLVFNFHKVYLILDEFILAGELQETSKKAIIERMGELEKLD from the exons atg ATCCGGTTCATACTGTTGCAGAACAGGCAAGGGAAAACCCGATTGGCCAAATACTACATTCCTCTCGAGGAATCCGAGAAGCATAAAGTTGAGTACGAG GTTCATCGTTTGGTTGTCAATAGGGATCCCAAATTCACCAATTTCGTGGAG TTCCGAACCCACAAGGTCATCTACAGGCGATATGCTggtttatttttctcattgtGTGTAGACATTACAGATAATGAATTGGCTTATTTGGAGAGCATTCACTTATTTGTCGAGATACTGGACCATTTTTTCAGCAATGTGTGTGAGCTAGATCTCGTATTTAATTTCCACAAG GTATATCTCATACTAGATGAGTTCATACTTGCTGGGGAACTCCAAGAAACTAGCAAGAAg GCAATCATTGAGAGAATGGGAGAATTGGAAAAGCTGGATTAA
- the LOC125223672 gene encoding uncharacterized protein LOC125223672, whose protein sequence is MEQAATSTSSPLASPTEDEIAVAEILLNLKTMMLPLSESLPDCNWGCRRKRSCLVSPPSINTIEHRKTPTTRTTASPDTPLIFSATESDDKPKHSSKKNKSKGREDYLDLIEEETKRKKLLRGEIANVKKYYDKLKETNRRLRAMKQEAMTKCGSVKSGEPRGFDLNLPAEEESGGVVIYWPLDDDKRARSAEARRKRIRIIKSKSTRK, encoded by the exons ATGGAGCAGGCCGCAACTTCCACCAGCTCTCCGTTGGCTTCTCCAACAGAGGACGAAATCGCCGTCGCCGAAATCCTGCTCAATCTCAAGACCATGATGTTGCCGCTATCTGAATCGCTGCCTGATTGCAATTGGGGCTGCCGGAGGAAGAGATCTTGCCTTGTGTCGCCGCCCTCAATTAACACAATTGAACACAGAAAAACTCCAACCACTCGCACCACCGCCAGCCCCGACACGCCGCTCATCTTCTCCGCCACTGAATCCGATGATAAACCCAAGCATTCCTCCAAGAAGAATAAG TCAAAAGGAAGGGAGGATTACTTGGATTTGATTGAGGAAGAAACAAAGCGGAAGAAGTTGCTCAGAGGG GAGATTGCGAATGTGAAGAAATACTACGACAAGCTCAAGGAAACCAACCGCCGTCTCAGAGCAATGAAACAGGAGGCGATGACCAAGTGTGGATCGGTGAAAAGCGGGGAGCCACGTGGATTCGATCTGAACCTTCCAGCTGAAGAGGAATCAGGCGGCGTGGTGATATATTGGCCGTTGGATGATGATAAACGGGCCAGATCTGCCGAAGCAAGGAGGAAGAGGATACGAATAATCAAGTCCAAGTCGACTAGGAAATAG